From the Alloalcanivorax dieselolei B5 genome, one window contains:
- the pgsA gene encoding CDP-diacylglycerol--glycerol-3-phosphate 3-phosphatidyltransferase — protein MPAHSPILNLPNILTLIRVATIPVLVAAFYLPFKGSNMVAAVLFLAAGLTDWLDGYLARKLGQTSPFGAFLDPVADKLIVAVALLMLVQQHATLWLTAPAMVIVCREITVSALREWMAELGLRAKVAVSAIGKIKTVTQMVAITLLLAVQPGYDIAGGMLMTPILWLSYLCLYVAMLLTLWSMFLYLKAAAPQFRRSRPRP, from the coding sequence ATGCCTGCTCACTCTCCGATTTTGAATCTGCCCAACATCCTGACCCTGATCCGCGTCGCTACTATTCCGGTCCTGGTGGCGGCGTTTTACCTGCCGTTCAAAGGCAGCAATATGGTGGCGGCCGTGCTGTTTCTGGCCGCCGGGCTGACCGACTGGCTGGATGGCTACCTGGCCAGGAAGCTGGGGCAAACCAGCCCCTTCGGTGCCTTTCTGGACCCGGTGGCGGATAAGCTGATCGTGGCGGTGGCACTGCTGATGCTGGTGCAACAACATGCTACGCTTTGGCTCACTGCTCCGGCCATGGTCATCGTGTGCCGGGAGATCACCGTGTCCGCTCTACGGGAGTGGATGGCGGAATTGGGCCTGCGAGCCAAGGTGGCGGTCAGCGCCATTGGCAAAATAAAGACGGTGACCCAGATGGTGGCCATAACGCTGTTGCTGGCGGTCCAGCCCGGCTATGACATTGCCGGCGGCATGCTGATGACGCCGATCCTCTGGTTGAGTTACCTGTGCCTGTACGTGGCCATGTTGCTTACTTTATGGTCGATGTTCCTGTATCTGAAGGCGGCGGCGCCGCAGTTCCGGCGTTCGCGTCCAAGACCCTGA
- a CDS encoding tyrosine-type recombinase/integrase, whose protein sequence is MLPSRMTFNDLCAAYVRFKLLKPNTVLMYRTSVKSWLNNSDIEYIHEVTEDAVIDWRNLRLRTVRRTTWNLHRRHLRALFNFAMHPKRRWVTSNPFKEVPPAPEPGRLPKTVAVPLLDHVMTLLTRHRGTSKGMAPRWFWGIVVRTFFFTGLRRSQLPGIRWKDLHLNEKYLLLRYETSKTLREWPVPLHDDLIQDLGYLEQQTRDVLGRAPLPDEQVFNGTLFNPRYEGSVLTPDHITRFFQDLTRELGTPISAHRLRHTMATQLAPTGQLKSLQDVLGHTNIKTTMGYIHPDVAQLGGLVSHLPSLRPIGRSC, encoded by the coding sequence ATGCTCCCCTCAAGGATGACTTTTAACGATCTTTGCGCGGCTTATGTTCGCTTCAAGCTGCTGAAACCCAACACCGTCCTCATGTACCGGACGTCCGTAAAAAGCTGGCTCAACAACTCCGATATTGAATACATCCATGAGGTGACAGAGGATGCGGTCATCGACTGGCGTAATCTGCGCCTACGGACTGTCCGGCGGACGACCTGGAATCTGCACCGCCGGCACCTGCGCGCGCTCTTCAATTTCGCCATGCACCCCAAACGCCGTTGGGTCACGTCCAACCCCTTCAAGGAGGTCCCCCCTGCCCCCGAACCGGGTCGGCTACCCAAGACCGTGGCGGTTCCCCTCCTCGACCACGTCATGACTCTGCTAACACGTCATCGCGGCACGTCAAAGGGCATGGCGCCCCGATGGTTCTGGGGGATCGTTGTCCGGACGTTTTTCTTTACGGGACTGCGGCGTTCTCAGTTGCCGGGGATCCGATGGAAAGACCTCCACCTCAACGAGAAATATCTTCTTCTGCGCTACGAGACCAGCAAAACATTACGGGAATGGCCGGTTCCTCTTCACGATGACTTGATTCAGGATTTAGGGTACCTGGAGCAACAAACACGCGATGTATTGGGGCGCGCTCCGCTGCCCGATGAACAAGTCTTCAACGGTACTCTGTTTAATCCGCGCTACGAAGGCTCGGTGCTGACGCCGGATCACATTACCCGCTTTTTCCAGGATCTGACGAGAGAGTTGGGTACGCCCATTTCCGCCCACCGCCTCCGGCATACCATGGCCACACAGTTGGCGCCAACCGGCCAGCTAAAGAGCCTTCAGGACGTACTCGGGCACACCAACATTAAGACAACAATGGGGTATATCCACCCCGATGTCGCCCAGCTCGGCGGATTGGTGTCGCACCTCCCCAGCTTGCGTCCCATTGGCCGGTCATGTTAA
- the mobH gene encoding MobH family relaxase, which yields MMRTTLQQVRRWFQAPNDATVPQRPSNGRFEVQRADALLAPHNGLISTLKGLAGVPESHWQRLYQALLDRFAALVQLLPASEAHHHAGPGGLLRHGLEVAHNALLLRRGILLPPNASPEEQASQQDLWTYACFTAALLHDLGKPVVDQEITLYQTDGSDRAWTPVSGPMPEGCQYQMTFRHGRVHRQHERIAPLLAPILLPQHGLDWLASAPTLLDAWLAAIQGAMEDAGPLGAIIAKADRRSVAENLAGGVTPQMPTTRVKPLAERLLTGLRHLITSGELPLNRRGAAGFTDEHHLWVVSKRAIDALLVHLIEEGQPGIPTRNSRVMDELQQHGIVVPNEDRAIWLCDITIGDWRQSLTCLKIDLSRIWPDPDQRPSDTGVTVHPSDTKPATETDSDEENGGSHDSRPSAPDVQAPSLPADEPDLPSPPSSMPTSHAGTRSSETIADDLALPLPMDLNAGGNADEETTQDTNKQIEANTGAPSNAPPTIPAPSPPQETNETGQATGDAGKQFLAWLRDGLATGRLAINTPQARIHVIEQGLVLVSPGIFKDFSAARWNHVQKRFQKLKLHQRTHDNMNIWTCKAAGARKQALMKVYLISKTEVSELGLTLPPPNPAVRLLLMT from the coding sequence ATGATGCGGACAACACTCCAACAGGTTCGGCGCTGGTTCCAAGCACCCAATGACGCCACTGTGCCTCAACGGCCTTCCAATGGCCGTTTTGAGGTCCAGCGCGCGGACGCCCTGTTGGCACCCCACAACGGCCTGATTTCCACTTTGAAGGGGCTGGCCGGCGTCCCCGAATCCCATTGGCAGCGATTGTATCAGGCCTTGCTCGACCGTTTCGCCGCCCTGGTCCAGCTGCTCCCCGCATCGGAAGCCCACCACCACGCCGGACCAGGTGGCCTGTTGCGCCACGGCCTGGAAGTGGCCCACAACGCCCTTTTGTTGAGACGCGGTATCTTGCTGCCGCCGAACGCCAGCCCTGAAGAGCAAGCCAGTCAGCAAGACCTGTGGACCTACGCCTGCTTTACCGCTGCCCTGCTCCACGACCTGGGTAAGCCGGTGGTGGACCAGGAGATCACGCTTTACCAGACCGATGGATCGGACCGCGCCTGGACGCCCGTGTCCGGCCCTATGCCCGAGGGCTGTCAGTATCAAATGACCTTCCGGCACGGGCGCGTCCATCGCCAACACGAACGGATTGCCCCGCTGCTCGCCCCCATCCTGCTGCCGCAACACGGCCTGGACTGGCTGGCCTCGGCCCCCACCCTGCTGGACGCCTGGTTGGCGGCCATTCAGGGGGCAATGGAAGACGCCGGCCCCTTGGGCGCCATCATCGCCAAAGCCGACCGGCGCTCCGTCGCGGAGAACCTGGCCGGTGGCGTCACGCCTCAGATGCCCACGACGCGGGTCAAGCCTTTGGCGGAGCGGCTGCTCACCGGGTTACGACACCTCATCACCTCTGGAGAGCTGCCCCTCAATCGCCGCGGCGCGGCGGGCTTTACCGATGAGCACCATCTCTGGGTGGTATCAAAGCGCGCCATTGATGCGCTGCTGGTGCATTTGATCGAGGAAGGCCAACCCGGCATCCCCACTCGCAACAGCCGCGTGATGGATGAGCTGCAACAGCATGGGATCGTGGTGCCGAATGAGGATCGGGCCATATGGCTTTGTGACATCACGATAGGCGACTGGCGCCAATCGTTAACCTGCCTGAAGATCGACCTCAGCCGAATCTGGCCAGATCCGGATCAGCGCCCTTCAGACACCGGCGTCACCGTCCACCCCAGTGACACTAAGCCCGCGACGGAAACGGATTCCGATGAGGAAAACGGGGGCAGTCATGACAGCCGCCCATCGGCGCCGGATGTGCAAGCACCGTCCCTGCCCGCCGATGAGCCGGACTTGCCCTCTCCGCCTTCCTCAATGCCCACCAGCCACGCGGGGACCCGCAGCAGCGAAACCATCGCCGATGACTTGGCGTTGCCGCTACCAATGGATCTCAACGCTGGCGGAAACGCCGACGAAGAAACTACCCAGGACACCAACAAACAAATCGAAGCGAACACGGGCGCACCAAGCAACGCCCCGCCCACCATACCGGCGCCATCTCCACCCCAAGAAACCAACGAAACCGGGCAGGCAACGGGCGACGCCGGCAAACAGTTTTTGGCGTGGTTACGCGATGGCTTGGCCACGGGCCGACTGGCGATTAACACTCCCCAGGCCCGCATCCATGTTATCGAACAGGGCCTGGTTCTGGTTTCTCCCGGCATTTTCAAAGACTTCAGCGCGGCGCGCTGGAATCACGTTCAGAAGCGCTTCCAAAAACTGAAGCTGCACCAGCGGACCCACGACAACATGAACATCTGGACCTGCAAGGCGGCCGGCGCCCGCAAGCAGGCCCTGATGAAGGTGTATTTGATTTCAAAGACCGAGGTGAGCGAGTTGGGATTGACGCTGCCCCCGCCCAATCCGGCGGTCAGATTACTACTAATGACTTAG